One window of the Ictidomys tridecemlineatus isolate mIctTri1 chromosome 11, mIctTri1.hap1, whole genome shotgun sequence genome contains the following:
- the LOC101954337 gene encoding vomeronasal type-1 receptor 90, with amino-acid sequence MDKNYQLHNYVGIRSAFFSEVGLGISGNTILLLFHIFTFLLQHRLKPIDLIIGLLALIHLGMMIIVVYTATNSFVSQDFWDDIKCKSIIYWHRFFRGFSICATCLLSVLQAITLSPRSSCLAKFKHKSPQQTLCFLVFLWAFYMSLNTHFSLSSTATPNVTSNVIVFITEPCKIVQMSYFLRHLFSVFGIFRDVFLIGLMALSSGYMVVLLCRHKRHFQHLHNTSLSLKASSVQRATRTILLLMSFFVLMYCLDSIFSSSRTMWSNDPVCYYIHLMVANGYATTCPWLLIRNEKQTINFWKSFLVKMEHI; translated from the coding sequence ATGGATAAGAACTACCAACTACATAATTATGTTGGTATAAGAAGTGCATTTTTCTCTGAAGTTGGCCTTGGGATCTCAGGCAACACCATTCTTCTTCTCTTCCACATCTTCACATTTCTTCTCCAGCACAGGCTTAAGCCTATCGACCTGATCATTGGTCTCTTGGCCCTAATCCACCTGGGGATGATGATAATTGTGGTGTACACAGCTACAAACTCTTTTGTGTCTCAGGACTTTTGGGATGACATCAAATGTAAATCCATAATCTACTGGCACAGGTTTTTCAGGGGCTTCTCTATTTGTGCCACCTGCCTACTTAGTGTCCTCCAGGCcatcaccctcagccccagaagctcctgCTTGGCCAAGTTTAAACATAAATCCCCACAGCAgaccctgtgttttcttgttttcttgtgGGCCTTCTACATGTCCTTGAATACTCACTTCTCATTGTCTTCTACTGCCACTCCAAATGTGACCTCAAATGTCATTGTGTTTATTACTGAACCCTGCAAAATTGTACAAATGAGTTATTTCCTCAggcatttattttctgtatttggtATATTCCGGGATGTCTTTCTTATAGGACTTATGGCTCTCTCAAGTGGATACATGGTGGTTCTCTTGTGCAGGCATAAGAGGCACTTTCAGCACCTTCACAACACCAGCCTTTCTCTAAAAGCATCCTCTGTACAGAGGGCCACCAGGACCATCCTCTTGCTTATGAGCTTCTTTGTGCTCATGTACTGTTTGGACAGCATCTTCTCCTCCTCAAGAACTATGTGGAGCAATGATCCTGTCTGTTATTATATCCATTTGATGGTGGCCAATGGCTATGCCACAACATGCCCTTGGCTGCTAATCCGTAATGAAAAACAAACTATTAACTTCTGGAAATCTTTCTTGGTGAAGATGGAACATATTTAA
- the LOC101957026 gene encoding dual specificity protein phosphatase CDC14B: protein MTCTWTSLAMQYGSLNFNTFDLEEYEHYERAENGDLNWIIPDRFVAFCGPQARSRLESGYHQHSPETYIPYFKTHNVTTIIRLDKRMYDAKRFTDAGFDHHDLFFGDGSTPTDAIVKEFLDICGNAEGAMAMHCKAGLGRTGTLIACYIMKHYRMTAAETIAWVRICRPGSVTGPQQQFLVMKPASLWIEGDYFRQKLRGQENGAHRTAAAFSRLLSGVDDISINGVENRDKQEPEPYSDDEEISGVTQGDRLRALKSRRQ from the coding sequence ATGACCTGTACCTGGACATCACTGGCAATGCAGTATGGCTCCTTAAATTTCAACACATTTGACCTTGAGGAGTACGAACACTACgaaagagcagaaaatggagatttAAACTGGATAATACCAGACCGCTTCGTTGCCTTCTGTGGACCTCAGGCAAGATCCAGACTTGAAAGTGGTTATCACCAACATTCTCCTGAGACTTACATTCCATATTTTAAGACTCACAATGTCACTACCATTATTCGTCTGGATAAAAGGATGTATGATGCCAAGCGCTTCACGgatgctgggtttgatcaccaCGATCTTTTCTTTGGGGACGGCAGCACCCCAACCGATGCCATTGTCAAAGAGTTTCTGGATATTTGTGGGAATGCCGAGGGTGCCATGGCCATGCACTGTAAAGCCGGCCTCGGTCGCACAGGCACTCTGATAGCCTGCTACATCATGAAGCACTACAGGATGACAGCCGCCGAGACCATCGCGTGGGTCCGCATCTGTAGACCCGGCTCTGTGACTGGGCCCCAGCAGCAGTTCTTGGTCATGAAACCAGCCAGCCTCTGGATAGAAGGGGACTACTTTCGGCAAAAGTTAAGGGGGCAGGAGAACGGAGCACATCGGACAGCGGCTGCCTTCTCCAGACTCCTCTCGGGTGTTGATGACATTTCAATAAACGGTGTGGAGAATCGGGACAAGCAGGAACCTGAACCGTACAGCGATGACGAGGAAATCAGTGGAGTGACACAAGGTGACAGACTCCGGGCCCTGAAAAGCAGAAGACAATAA